From one Methanolobus chelungpuianus genomic stretch:
- a CDS encoding GIY-YIG nuclease family protein, translating into MTIGRTISIYLPDANPQGVKICEFFDSIVKAVSIPRAKLDDASNRSELEQPGVYFLIGEKDEVGKPQVYIGESEVLLTRLNKHNKEKDFWNQAICFVSEKNNLNKAHIKYLENHACEQAKLINKCALENCNTPTRSSLTDQDRDFVLRFFDELKIIMATLGYPIFEQVKRSKRNMYFCKSKDADAVGEYTEEGFIVNKGSKSNVKETPSIQQSIKTFRANLVDKGILKEENGVYVFQEDFTFSSPSMAASVVLARTANGWAEWRIQDGGNIKTLDDVIRKKQDGRE; encoded by the coding sequence ATGACAATAGGAAGAACAATTTCAATTTACCTGCCAGATGCCAACCCGCAAGGAGTTAAAATATGTGAGTTCTTTGATTCTATTGTCAAAGCTGTTTCCATTCCTAGAGCCAAATTAGATGATGCTTCAAACAGATCTGAGCTTGAACAGCCAGGAGTTTACTTCTTGATAGGTGAGAAAGATGAAGTTGGCAAGCCTCAGGTGTATATTGGCGAATCTGAAGTACTGTTAACTAGGCTTAACAAGCACAACAAGGAGAAAGATTTCTGGAATCAGGCCATATGTTTTGTCTCAGAAAAGAATAATCTGAACAAAGCACATATTAAGTATCTTGAAAATCACGCATGTGAGCAAGCTAAATTAATCAATAAATGTGCTCTGGAAAACTGTAATACCCCTACCAGATCTTCTTTAACAGATCAAGACAGAGACTTTGTTTTACGTTTCTTTGATGAATTGAAGATTATAATGGCTACTCTTGGTTATCCTATTTTCGAGCAGGTAAAACGTAGCAAGAGAAACATGTACTTTTGCAAAAGCAAGGATGCTGATGCAGTGGGTGAATATACAGAAGAAGGATTCATTGTCAATAAAGGATCAAAGTCAAATGTAAAAGAGACTCCCTCTATTCAACAAAGTATCAAAACCTTTAGAGCTAACCTTGTAGACAAAGGTATACTTAAAGAAGAAAATGGTGTTTATGTTTTTCAGGAAGACTTCACCTTTTCTTCACCTTCTATGGCTGCTTCCGTTGTACTAGCCAGAACTGCTAATGGATGGGCGGAATGGAGAATTCAAGATGGCGGAAATATCAAAACACTTGATGATGTTATAAGGAAAAAACAAGATGGCAGGGAATGA
- a CDS encoding GNAT family N-acetyltransferase: MVDQLVSKVRTGKRQSLKASRLAFGSLMTKKWRTSTDPDITRINSDVMAGVLRLYHENFTEINDRMFTMYCRFFSETCYAFLDRGKVVGYCVFFVKPVFSYSHIYKTATLYSLAVDSEYRGHGIGERLLRKGIREMKLNSVSCISLYVSTENMPAIRLYRNLGFRILRELDDVCGPGLKCYEMDMKPGQNPV, encoded by the coding sequence ATGGTCGATCAGCTGGTCAGTAAGGTACGCACAGGCAAAAGGCAATCTTTGAAGGCCTCAAGGCTGGCTTTTGGCAGCCTGATGACCAAAAAATGGAGAACTTCCACGGATCCTGACATAACCAGAATAAACAGTGACGTGATGGCTGGCGTCCTGAGACTCTATCACGAGAACTTCACCGAGATAAACGACAGGATGTTCACTATGTACTGCCGCTTTTTCAGCGAGACATGCTATGCATTCCTTGACCGGGGCAAAGTTGTTGGATATTGCGTCTTTTTCGTGAAACCTGTATTCTCCTATTCGCACATCTACAAAACCGCCACACTTTATTCCCTGGCAGTTGACAGCGAGTACAGAGGACACGGTATTGGTGAAAGGCTGCTTCGGAAGGGCATCCGCGAGATGAAGCTGAATTCCGTCAGTTGCATCTCTCTCTATGTGTCCACGGAAAATATGCCAGCCATCCGCCTCTACAGGAATCTGGGTTTCCGTATTCTCAGGGAGCTCGATGATGTCTGCGGCCCGGGACTCAAATGCTACGAGATGGATATGAAGCCGGGGCAGAATCCTGTTTGA
- a CDS encoding alkaline phosphatase family protein produces MNDPLYSLADIAPTISRILSIPMVVPDGNVISEIGDYAIEHDCKRVVLIIADSLGFALYRRFEDIMPAASSLARHGLLLECSSVGRHTSPCIASILTGYPPERHHVHSTQDIYRVRAKDPARPRIKTILEWADDAGLKAAVVIESEGAQTFRGRVKELHGIPDTLDIDDYDSSATTSAIGALGQDPDLLAVHLRSIDRHAHSSLHGRELKEAVRNTDTSIGRIVGSAGTGTLFLICGGHTIHGWEKWKPKATDEEIRNHDKMLWLLSRDVNDAKESIWSCFL; encoded by the coding sequence ATGAATGATCCACTGTACAGCCTTGCAGACATTGCGCCTACGATCTCAAGGATCCTGTCGATACCCATGGTAGTGCCGGACGGGAATGTGATCAGTGAGATTGGGGACTATGCGATAGAACACGATTGTAAGAGGGTCGTGCTTATCATTGCAGATAGCCTTGGTTTTGCATTGTACCGGAGATTTGAGGATATCATGCCTGCTGCAAGCAGCCTTGCCAGGCATGGGCTGTTGCTGGAATGTTCATCCGTCGGGAGGCATACCTCGCCCTGCATAGCATCCATACTGACAGGCTACCCGCCAGAGCGCCACCATGTCCACAGCACTCAGGACATTTACAGGGTACGTGCAAAGGATCCTGCCCGTCCCAGGATCAAAACGATACTTGAATGGGCTGATGATGCAGGCCTTAAAGCAGCCGTTGTCATCGAATCGGAGGGTGCGCAAACCTTCAGGGGCCGGGTAAAAGAACTGCACGGCATCCCCGACACACTTGACATAGACGATTACGATAGCAGTGCCACCACAAGTGCGATCGGCGCCCTTGGTCAGGATCCCGACCTGCTGGCCGTGCACCTGCGCTCCATTGACAGGCATGCCCATTCTTCCTTGCACGGCAGGGAGCTTAAGGAGGCTGTAAGGAACACAGACACCAGCATCGGCCGGATAGTGGGATCTGCAGGCACAGGTACCCTCTTCCTCATCTGCGGGGGCCATACTATCCACGGCTGGGAAAAATGGAAACCTAAAGCCACCGATGAAGAGATCAGAAACCATGACAAAATGTTGTGGCTCTTATCGCGGGATGTAAATGATGCAAAGGAATCGATCTGGAGTTGCTTTCTATAG
- a CDS encoding ATP-binding protein, with amino-acid sequence MDKKEILELLIDWNFWTREQFTGTRREELLEEIERKSGTREIMVITGARRTGKSTIILQYLKDKIDAGIAKENILIVNFEDPRFRGLDLELLNRIYEIYLTEVETTSGEQYVVLDEVQVIDGWEKFARYLQENRRINVLVTGSSSKLLSSEYATVLAGRHLYTEVFPLDFREYLKFRELNIKTSLDMMAERHTIKKELTEYIGTGGFPKVVLEKEERNKKELLYTYYRDILIKDVTVRYNIKDIQKLEELAKYYMTNISSPNSYNRIKNILGTSLDTVERYSSYLESTYMLFFIKKFSYSLKEQVLNPRKVYSLDTGLRNTVSFAFSEDHGRLVENIVFMHLRREYQGIYYWKNDVQKEVDFIISEKNKVTHAIQVCWDMSSEGTRKREVESLVAAMETFCLKEGLILTDDTEDEIEVGDKKIIVRPVWKWLLS; translated from the coding sequence ATGGACAAAAAAGAGATACTGGAACTTCTTATAGACTGGAACTTCTGGACCAGGGAGCAATTCACCGGCACGCGAAGGGAAGAACTGCTGGAAGAGATCGAAAGGAAATCCGGGACCAGAGAGATAATGGTGATAACCGGTGCTAGAAGGACAGGCAAATCAACGATCATTCTCCAGTACCTGAAGGACAAAATAGATGCGGGAATAGCGAAGGAGAATATCCTCATAGTGAATTTTGAAGATCCCCGCTTCAGGGGTCTGGACCTTGAGCTGCTGAACCGTATATATGAGATATACCTAACAGAAGTAGAAACAACTTCCGGAGAACAGTACGTGGTCCTTGATGAAGTGCAGGTGATAGACGGCTGGGAGAAATTCGCACGATATCTGCAGGAGAACCGCCGGATAAATGTATTGGTGACAGGTTCGAGTTCAAAGCTTTTAAGCTCGGAGTATGCGACGGTCCTGGCAGGCCGTCATCTGTATACGGAAGTGTTTCCCCTCGATTTTAGAGAGTACCTGAAGTTCCGGGAACTGAATATAAAGACGTCCCTTGACATGATGGCAGAGCGCCACACGATAAAAAAAGAGCTAACGGAATATATCGGCACCGGAGGCTTTCCAAAGGTCGTACTCGAGAAGGAGGAAAGGAACAAAAAAGAGCTGCTATACACGTATTACAGAGACATCCTGATAAAGGACGTCACGGTAAGGTACAACATAAAGGACATACAGAAACTCGAAGAGCTCGCAAAATACTATATGACGAACATATCCTCTCCGAACTCGTACAACCGGATTAAGAATATCCTTGGCACAAGCCTTGATACGGTGGAACGTTACTCTTCGTACCTTGAAAGCACCTACATGCTGTTTTTTATAAAAAAGTTCTCTTATTCTCTGAAAGAGCAGGTGCTCAATCCCAGGAAAGTGTATTCCCTGGACACCGGTCTTAGAAACACAGTTTCCTTCGCCTTCTCGGAGGATCATGGCAGGCTAGTTGAAAACATAGTGTTCATGCATCTGCGAAGAGAATATCAGGGTATCTACTACTGGAAAAATGATGTCCAGAAAGAAGTCGATTTCATTATCAGCGAGAAGAACAAGGTGACCCATGCAATACAGGTCTGCTGGGACATGAGCAGTGAAGGTACAAGAAAAAGAGAGGTTGAAAGCCTCGTGGCAGCTATGGAAACCTTTTGCCTGAAAGAGGGGCTCATACTCACCGACGACACCGAAGATGAAATAGAGGTGGGTGACAAAAAAATTATTGTGAGGCCTGTCTGGAAGTGGCTGCTGAGCTGA
- a CDS encoding NTP transferase domain-containing protein: protein MDVIIMAGGFGSRLGMGEKPTVELLGNPLISYVIDALEKTPEVGKIHVAVSPATPATGGVVLSRYDGRVGVINTGGGNYVADMVQAVKDAGINEPVLIMMSDIPLLNPGIIGSIIEKYETCGTPAMSVFSPIWVCKGLGIRPDTVFNWEGKLIVPAGVNILDGKDVEKEQAYVSLILEDVELALNVNTAADLEKCKEMLMERSAGKE from the coding sequence ATGGATGTGATAATCATGGCCGGTGGCTTTGGCAGCAGGCTCGGGATGGGCGAGAAGCCCACTGTGGAACTCCTTGGAAATCCCCTCATCTCCTATGTGATCGACGCCCTTGAGAAGACTCCCGAAGTGGGGAAGATACATGTTGCTGTCTCCCCCGCAACGCCCGCCACGGGCGGTGTTGTCCTCAGCCGCTATGACGGCCGGGTGGGAGTGATAAATACCGGCGGAGGCAATTACGTTGCAGACATGGTCCAGGCAGTGAAGGATGCGGGCATAAACGAACCGGTGCTCATCATGATGTCTGACATACCCCTGCTGAACCCGGGGATAATAGGGAGCATCATTGAGAAATATGAAACCTGCGGGACTCCCGCAATGTCCGTGTTCTCTCCGATATGGGTGTGCAAAGGCCTTGGTATCAGGCCTGATACGGTCTTCAACTGGGAAGGTAAGCTCATAGTTCCTGCAGGGGTCAATATCCTGGACGGGAAGGATGTGGAAAAGGAGCAGGCCTACGTCAGCCTCATACTGGAGGATGTCGAGCTTGCATTGAATGTGAATACTGCGGCCGACCTTGAGAAATGCAAGGAGATGCTGATGGAAAGATCTGCCGGGAAGGAATAA
- the cobS gene encoding adenosylcobinamide-GDP ribazoletransferase has protein sequence MNDFLLALRSSFGFLSTIPVGITMEGLDEFFKRTYLHIVVGIVLGLLIGAAAVILHSFLSPQLTAVFIIVFVYYMTGLNHLDGIADMGDGLTAHGSREKKLKALKDMSLGIGGVSYAALTLLAFYAALISLLTSEFTLPEGVSIATVIFLALFVAEVGAMQSMLTIAAFGKSIHEGLGSILVKNTTLPKYLLGFAMGVVACTLAFWYIGLPLVGALAFVAAIVSALVVINISNRHFGGVNGDIIGASNETGRVIALVAVFLALKYGLGGI, from the coding sequence ATGAACGACTTCTTGCTGGCCCTGCGCTCCAGTTTCGGTTTCCTTTCCACCATCCCTGTGGGGATCACCATGGAAGGTCTTGATGAGTTCTTCAAGCGGACCTACCTTCACATAGTGGTTGGGATAGTGCTCGGCCTCCTGATAGGGGCTGCGGCAGTTATCCTCCATTCCTTCCTTTCCCCCCAGCTTACTGCGGTTTTCATTATTGTGTTCGTTTATTACATGACCGGACTGAACCACCTGGACGGCATTGCCGATATGGGGGACGGCCTGACCGCCCATGGCTCCCGTGAGAAGAAGCTCAAGGCGCTCAAGGATATGTCCCTGGGGATTGGCGGTGTCTCCTATGCGGCCCTGACCCTGCTGGCATTCTATGCAGCCCTTATATCGCTTCTTACCAGTGAGTTCACGCTTCCTGAGGGTGTAAGCATAGCAACTGTCATTTTCCTCGCGCTCTTCGTTGCTGAGGTCGGCGCCATGCAGTCCATGCTTACGATCGCTGCATTCGGGAAGTCCATACATGAAGGCCTTGGCTCTATTCTTGTGAAGAACACCACCCTTCCGAAATACCTGCTGGGTTTCGCCATGGGAGTTGTGGCCTGCACCCTGGCTTTCTGGTATATCGGCCTGCCCCTGGTGGGCGCCCTGGCATTTGTAGCAGCCATAGTGTCGGCACTGGTGGTCATTAACATAAGCAACAGACACTTTGGCGGTGTCAACGGTGATATAATAGGCGCATCCAATGAGACTGGCAGGGTCATTGCACTGGTGGCTGTGTTCCTTGCCCTGAAGTACGGCCTGGGAGGTATCTGA
- a CDS encoding cobalamin biosynthesis protein, with amino-acid sequence MIVPVMPGAEDLIIILLMAFAYDLLLNEPPSAIHPVVWMGRIIHRLKEAAPASNRRLYGIFLALFTIGFASALAYAVLLVLSVESVPRILRLLVAAYFLKATFAVRCLFEAGRKVSSRLDAGKLDEARREVSMYVSRDTSKLDENHVSSAIIETTSENYVDGILSPLMFYAFFGPFGLIAAYVFKAASTLDSMVGYKNEKYLKLGWFSARTDDVFNWLPARISPIFISVSALIVNIFSGDRKKLSASDAFRLGLAEGLMTPSPNSGYPMASTAGALRVRLEKPNTYRLGERYTDYPVAEDIWLASRLILTASFMAVGASALVIYLIYI; translated from the coding sequence ATGATAGTGCCGGTGATGCCGGGGGCAGAGGATCTCATAATCATCCTGCTCATGGCCTTTGCCTATGACCTCCTGCTCAACGAGCCTCCCTCTGCCATTCATCCCGTGGTCTGGATGGGAAGGATCATCCACAGGCTGAAGGAGGCGGCTCCTGCAAGCAACAGGAGGCTGTACGGCATATTCCTCGCGCTGTTCACGATCGGCTTTGCATCCGCCCTGGCCTACGCAGTGCTACTTGTCCTTAGCGTGGAATCAGTGCCAAGGATACTGCGCCTCCTGGTGGCTGCATACTTCCTCAAGGCGACTTTCGCGGTCAGGTGCCTGTTCGAGGCCGGGCGCAAGGTGAGCAGCAGACTTGATGCAGGCAAGCTGGATGAAGCACGCAGGGAAGTATCCATGTACGTGAGCAGGGATACCTCGAAGCTGGATGAGAACCATGTATCTTCCGCTATCATCGAGACGACATCCGAGAACTATGTGGACGGCATACTTAGTCCCCTGATGTTCTACGCCTTCTTCGGACCCTTCGGGCTGATCGCTGCCTATGTTTTCAAGGCTGCGAGCACCCTGGATTCAATGGTGGGCTACAAGAACGAAAAGTACCTGAAGCTCGGCTGGTTCTCGGCAAGGACGGATGACGTTTTCAACTGGCTGCCTGCACGCATATCTCCTATCTTTATCTCCGTTTCAGCGCTAATCGTCAATATCTTTTCAGGGGACCGGAAAAAACTGAGTGCTTCGGATGCATTCAGGCTTGGGCTGGCAGAGGGACTGATGACCCCATCGCCAAATTCCGGATATCCCATGGCGTCCACTGCGGGCGCCCTGAGAGTAAGGCTTGAGAAACCCAATACATATCGCCTGGGTGAAAGATATACGGATTACCCGGTGGCAGAGGACATCTGGCTGGCTTCGCGGCTTATCCTGACCGCTTCATTTATGGCAGTTGGTGCTTCAGCATTGGTAATCTATCTGATCTACATCTGA
- a CDS encoding TVP38/TMEM64 family protein — translation MERDRKALNWKHIPVILASMFLFLFIVFEVSGVITLEKIRYFVMGSGAFAAAIIIFFLIVDLILPMPSTVLMTLSGAFYGFYSGTLINITGSLLASLTGFAITRKLGKTKLFLDRTEERAMDEWFVKWGEGILILSKTVPIVSETMACFAGLTKISGKRFIALSLLGIIPVSAYYAYFGSISRNFSEWLLPLFFGIAIPTTIWSILKKSKEKT, via the coding sequence ATGGAAAGAGACAGAAAAGCCTTAAACTGGAAGCACATTCCTGTAATACTTGCCTCGATGTTCCTTTTTTTATTCATAGTATTTGAAGTTTCAGGCGTGATAACTCTTGAGAAGATAAGATATTTTGTTATGGGATCAGGTGCTTTTGCAGCAGCCATAATAATATTCTTCCTGATTGTTGACCTTATTCTCCCAATGCCTTCCACAGTATTAATGACTCTTTCCGGAGCTTTTTATGGATTTTACTCAGGGACGCTGATAAACATCACAGGATCTCTTCTTGCTTCACTGACAGGGTTCGCAATAACAAGAAAACTGGGAAAAACAAAACTCTTTCTCGACAGAACAGAAGAGCGGGCCATGGATGAATGGTTCGTAAAATGGGGGGAAGGAATACTGATCCTTTCAAAAACGGTCCCTATTGTCTCAGAGACTATGGCATGTTTTGCAGGCCTTACAAAAATCTCCGGGAAAAGATTCATTGCCTTAAGCTTATTAGGAATAATTCCTGTTTCGGCTTATTATGCTTATTTCGGAAGCATCTCCCGGAACTTTTCTGAATGGCTGCTTCCTTTGTTTTTCGGGATTGCAATACCCACAACAATATGGAGTATACTAAAAAAATCCAAGGAAAAAACCTGA
- the cobZ gene encoding alpha-ribazole phosphatase CobZ, translating into MKLSDIQSKNLKEGQPEELEGDITHDIIDILNDEGITVEMLVDTALALYAPHPGIETRELAEERFLEELHIALSDPNLCMLVYAGVLLEREGEAGTLPNISKSSYEKDLTFLIVDEVLGMSIAKYISGDKGIFEFVRFDKQKPGILAELGPFMDDVIGGLIGGVSASMYTRSMAEAARKDMAGKKKRHDGGLGGVIAG; encoded by the coding sequence ATGAAATTATCGGACATACAATCTAAAAACCTCAAGGAAGGACAGCCTGAGGAGCTGGAGGGTGATATCACCCATGATATCATTGATATCCTGAATGATGAAGGTATCACCGTGGAGATGCTTGTCGATACTGCACTGGCCTTATATGCTCCGCATCCGGGTATCGAGACAAGGGAACTTGCCGAGGAAAGGTTCCTGGAAGAACTGCACATAGCCCTTTCCGATCCCAATCTCTGCATGCTTGTCTATGCGGGCGTGCTGCTTGAGAGGGAGGGTGAGGCAGGCACTCTTCCAAATATAAGCAAGAGCTCCTATGAGAAGGACCTGACCTTCCTGATAGTGGATGAGGTCCTGGGTATGAGCATTGCCAAGTACATAAGTGGTGATAAGGGCATATTCGAGTTCGTGCGCTTCGACAAGCAGAAGCCGGGCATTCTTGCCGAGCTTGGTCCTTTCATGGACGATGTGATAGGAGGGCTTATAGGCGGCGTGTCTGCCAGCATGTATACAAGGAGCATGGCAGAGGCTGCCAGGAAGGATATGGCCGGCAAGAAAAAGAGGCATGACGGCGGCCTGGGCGGTGTGATCGCAGGATGA
- the cobD gene encoding threonine-phosphate decarboxylase CobD, translated as MTENTPSLPVKEHLLKFEPSAHGGLIRKNSQKYAIPESEILDASASLNPFGTPFEYPYTGLVLRNLLDKGLEKMEQYPDNRYLEFKEAAARFTGLGTRPENIIPGNGSTEIIRLVAECVIGKGDVVLIPQPTFSEYEVQCKVLGATIRYIRQEDLLQLDGSVLDEAKMIFVCNPNNPTGRLLNREQVKAIADKCARHRTILFLDEAFIELADPSQSVADMVEGNEYLFIQRSLTKAFAIPGIRMGFGIAGTRLAKVLDNARLSWNLGCIADTVATALLNMEGGVNSKYLKDSRDFIRGERDYLMQKLNRRGFKPIESTVNYIYVDISGFSMDSTELTERLAAHGVLIRDCSSFQESGKDHIRVAVRTREENKRIVDTIRLVVSEWGSDKADSTLHDNLAKAAESGRLGSNLSCDYYPCHFEGQDCTFCFCPFYPCKDERTGGQWVESSAGGKVWSCLYCEMVHRPEIVDDMLSVLTEKGISEESVKEAWKKAMGSRL; from the coding sequence GTGACAGAAAATACGCCATCTCTTCCGGTAAAAGAGCATCTGTTAAAGTTCGAGCCCAGTGCTCACGGTGGACTTATAAGAAAAAACTCCCAGAAATACGCAATTCCGGAGAGTGAGATCCTTGATGCCAGTGCAAGCCTGAACCCCTTCGGTACTCCCTTCGAGTACCCTTATACAGGCCTTGTACTCCGGAACCTGCTGGATAAAGGCCTTGAGAAAATGGAACAGTATCCTGATAACCGCTATCTTGAGTTCAAGGAGGCTGCAGCAAGGTTCACAGGCCTGGGCACAAGGCCTGAGAACATAATCCCGGGCAACGGCTCTACGGAGATTATCCGGCTTGTTGCGGAATGTGTCATCGGGAAGGGGGATGTCGTACTTATACCGCAGCCCACTTTCAGCGAATATGAGGTCCAGTGCAAGGTGCTTGGTGCGACGATCAGGTACATCCGGCAGGAAGATCTGCTGCAGCTTGACGGCAGTGTGCTTGATGAAGCAAAGATGATATTTGTCTGCAATCCCAATAATCCAACCGGGCGGCTCCTCAACCGGGAGCAGGTGAAAGCCATTGCTGATAAGTGCGCCCGCCATAGGACCATCCTTTTCCTTGACGAGGCTTTCATAGAGCTCGCTGATCCCTCCCAGAGCGTGGCAGACATGGTCGAGGGCAATGAGTATTTATTCATACAGCGCTCCCTCACCAAAGCTTTCGCGATTCCCGGGATCAGGATGGGTTTCGGAATCGCAGGCACCAGGCTTGCAAAGGTGCTTGACAATGCAAGGCTCTCGTGGAACCTTGGCTGCATAGCCGACACGGTGGCAACCGCCCTTCTCAATATGGAAGGTGGCGTGAACAGTAAATACCTGAAGGATTCCAGGGATTTCATCAGGGGAGAACGGGACTACCTGATGCAGAAGCTTAACCGCCGGGGCTTCAAGCCGATCGAGAGCACTGTGAACTACATTTATGTGGATATCTCCGGTTTCTCAATGGATTCCACGGAACTGACCGAGCGCCTGGCCGCCCATGGTGTGCTCATCCGCGACTGCAGTTCTTTCCAGGAGTCCGGGAAGGACCATATCAGGGTAGCTGTCAGGACCAGGGAGGAGAACAAGCGCATAGTTGATACTATCCGGCTGGTGGTCTCGGAATGGGGCAGCGATAAGGCTGATTCCACGCTCCATGATAATCTGGCAAAGGCCGCAGAATCCGGAAGGCTTGGCAGCAACCTCAGCTGCGATTACTATCCCTGCCACTTCGAAGGTCAGGACTGCACTTTCTGTTTCTGTCCCTTCTACCCATGCAAGGACGAGCGCACAGGCGGCCAGTGGGTAGAGAGCTCGGCCGGCGGGAAGGTATGGAGCTGCCTGTACTGTGAGATGGTCCACAGGCCGGAGATAGTTGACGATATGCTCTCTGTGCTCACAGAGAAGGGCATCAGTGAGGAAAGCGTGAAGGAAGCCTGGAAGAAAGCCATGGGGAGCCGTTTATGA